One window from the genome of Myxococcales bacterium encodes:
- a CDS encoding glutathione S-transferase family protein has protein sequence MTPTTPARFELHWAPRSRAARILWLMEESGAPYELVPYDLQAGTHKAPSYLALNPHGKVPTLVDRAAPGSAAPVVINESAAICAYVADMLPQSGLAPAVGTAARGAYYQWLIYSVAALEPAFADVAFARQTEPPRSALGWPAFADVMARLEASLATGPYLLGDAFSTADIMIGSSLAWFVSWGKATAGPNVARYLELLLARPAKLRANEIEHARVAR, from the coding sequence ATGACACCTACGACGCCGGCGCGCTTTGAATTGCATTGGGCACCGAGGTCGCGCGCGGCACGCATTCTTTGGCTGATGGAAGAAAGCGGCGCGCCCTATGAACTCGTGCCCTACGACCTGCAGGCAGGCACGCACAAGGCCCCTTCTTATTTGGCCCTTAACCCGCACGGCAAAGTGCCAACGCTCGTCGATCGCGCCGCACCGGGGAGCGCGGCGCCTGTCGTGATCAACGAAAGCGCGGCGATTTGCGCCTATGTCGCCGACATGCTGCCGCAAAGCGGCTTGGCACCGGCGGTCGGCACGGCTGCACGCGGCGCGTATTATCAATGGCTAATCTACAGCGTCGCCGCGCTCGAACCTGCCTTCGCCGATGTCGCGTTTGCGCGCCAGACCGAACCACCCCGCAGCGCCCTGGGTTGGCCTGCGTTTGCCGACGTGATGGCACGCCTGGAGGCTTCGCTCGCCACCGGGCCTTATTTGCTCGGGGACGCGTTTTCCACCGCCGATATCATGATCGGCTCAAGCCTGGCGTGGTTTGTTAGCTGGGGCAAGGCCACTGCGGGCCCCAACGTGGCGCGCTATTTGGAACTGTTGTTGGCGCGCCCGGCCAAGCTGCGGGCGAACGAAATTGAGCACGCGCGCGTCGCGCGTTAG
- a CDS encoding 23S rRNA (adenine(2503)-C(2))-methyltransferase RlmN, with protein MLPVLPQVPATTSAATLPLLGMPLAALADALQSRTRALAALRALHEVSATPPPSAVPEVLAGVGAAAWREARVQFHVPAWRVVNRQVATDGTQKFAIAFGAGARDDQAVETVWIPGDGRETVCVSSQAGCTRACKFCATAELGFGRNLTADEIVLQYLIAAHHAPRAPRNVVFMGMGEPMDNLDNVLAAIAVLTGTPSPSLRAEHITVSTSGIGTGMVRFLRDSRASFALSLNGTTDEQRGRIMPQTKKWPLAELMAIMRADAAAHPWRRYFMEYVMLAGHNDSDADADRLPALLAGLPAHLNLIPHNAFPGSTLTPSAPAVVTRFRDRLHAHGLRAIIRTPRGRDIAAACGQLARGHSRTPEIV; from the coding sequence TTGCTGCCGGTCTTGCCCCAGGTACCCGCTACGACGTCCGCTGCGACGCTGCCGCTGCTGGGCATGCCATTGGCGGCGCTGGCCGACGCGCTGCAAAGCCGCACCCGCGCCTTGGCGGCCTTGCGCGCCCTGCATGAGGTCTCGGCGACGCCTCCCCCGAGCGCCGTGCCCGAGGTGCTAGCCGGCGTCGGGGCCGCGGCCTGGCGCGAGGCCCGTGTGCAATTTCACGTGCCGGCGTGGCGCGTCGTCAACCGGCAGGTTGCCACCGACGGCACGCAAAAATTTGCCATCGCCTTTGGCGCAGGCGCGCGCGATGATCAAGCGGTCGAGACGGTATGGATCCCAGGCGACGGGCGCGAGACGGTGTGCGTCTCAAGCCAAGCTGGCTGCACGCGTGCGTGTAAATTTTGCGCCACCGCCGAGCTCGGCTTTGGCCGCAACCTAACCGCCGATGAAATCGTATTGCAGTATCTCATCGCCGCACATCACGCGCCGCGCGCGCCGCGCAACGTGGTGTTCATGGGCATGGGCGAGCCAATGGATAACCTAGACAACGTGCTCGCGGCGATCGCGGTGCTCACCGGCACGCCGTCGCCGAGCCTGCGCGCCGAGCACATTACGGTCTCGACTTCCGGCATTGGCACTGGCATGGTGCGCTTTCTCCGCGACAGCCGCGCGAGCTTTGCGCTGTCGCTCAACGGCACCACCGACGAACAACGCGGCCGCATCATGCCGCAGACCAAGAAGTGGCCGCTCGCCGAGCTCATGGCCATCATGCGCGCCGATGCCGCAGCGCATCCGTGGCGCCGCTATTTTATGGAATACGTCATGCTCGCCGGGCACAACGACAGCGACGCCGACGCCGATCGTCTGCCCGCGCTGCTCGCGGGCTTGCCGGCGCACCTCAACCTCATTCCGCACAACGCCTTCCCCGGCAGCACGCTGACGCCGTCCGCCCCCGCCGTCGTCACCCGCTTCCGCGATCGCCTCCACGCCCACGGCCTGCGCGCCATCATCCGCACCCCACGTGGCAGGGACATCGCCGCCGCCTGCGGCCAGCTCGCCCGGGGTCACTCCCGCACCCCAGAAATCGTTTAG
- a CDS encoding type II secretion system protein, producing MRSCRRKPRERGFTLIELMIVVAIIGILAAVAIQAFMDTMRKAKSAEFELLLGALGKTTKTSFVTDSSFPLVAGRQHPAGSACGKTRNVHAAGDWAPVGAAAVAWTTLDFRIDDTFYANYSYSPLVADSVALASLRGAALALGAASVVPSPQNVPTPVAAVAGSFVAEAVYNVDCDGQWGSLQLVGESLGGLPTQRLNKAGAAD from the coding sequence ATGCGTAGCTGCCGGCGCAAGCCCCGAGAACGAGGCTTCACGCTCATCGAGCTCATGATCGTCGTGGCTATTATCGGCATCCTGGCTGCGGTCGCGATCCAGGCCTTCATGGACACCATGCGCAAGGCCAAGTCGGCGGAGTTCGAGCTGCTGCTAGGGGCCCTTGGCAAGACCACCAAGACGAGCTTTGTCACCGATAGCAGCTTCCCGCTGGTCGCCGGCCGCCAGCACCCCGCGGGCTCGGCCTGCGGCAAGACCCGTAACGTACATGCCGCCGGTGACTGGGCGCCCGTCGGCGCGGCCGCGGTGGCCTGGACGACGCTTGATTTTCGCATCGACGATACCTTCTACGCCAACTATAGTTACTCTCCCCTGGTCGCTGATTCGGTTGCGTTGGCGAGTCTGCGCGGCGCGGCCTTGGCGTTAGGAGCGGCGAGCGTCGTGCCGTCCCCGCAAAACGTACCGACGCCCGTTGCTGCGGTTGCCGGCTCCTTCGTCGCCGAGGCGGTCTATAACGTAGACTGTGATGGTCAGTGGGGTTCGCTGCAGCTCGTCGGTGAGAGCCTGGGTGGCCTGCCAACGCAGCGCCTTAACAAGGCCGGCGCGGCCGATTAG